The following are encoded in a window of Lichenicola cladoniae genomic DNA:
- a CDS encoding PQQ-dependent sugar dehydrogenase gives MMSLARCSSTAVISIITLLSGHGLANSAPTPLYEPLLPKATFTGAVIELEDFATLPKESNGSPARVNFLMPAPDNTTDLLVVDQGGIIYRVSADGFKVTTYLDLRAQKLSLVSSSSEEGFVGLAFHPNFSGDPTKPGYGKFYTAFSASKTSGTPDFLASDAGDHHQVIREWTASDPYSRAFTGTSREVLRVGRYASNHNGGVIRFNPNATFGTYDYGNLYIGFGDGGGENDPRNNGQNLTTPLGKILRINPLAGANGAKYTIPSDNPFRKIASAGPLIWAYGLRNPQQFSWEIGGQGRMFIDDIGQNQVEEVNLGARGANYGWSLREGTFATGVAVGSPGGKRDYLDYPLPADDAKKGYAYPIAEYDHSDEARDGKTVASGVGSGFIYQGSFAPNYRGFYVFGDFVQGKLFAINANGPLSAAMDLYSLQFLYHGVSYTSLSTSPIGEKTRSDFRIGEDRNGELYGLLKGTGGIYRFILPR, from the coding sequence ATGATGAGTCTCGCCCGCTGCTCTTCAACTGCCGTGATTAGTATCATCACGCTACTTTCCGGACATGGTCTCGCAAACTCAGCGCCGACGCCACTTTACGAGCCTTTACTCCCAAAGGCGACCTTTACGGGCGCGGTGATCGAGTTGGAGGACTTTGCGACTCTTCCAAAAGAGTCGAACGGTTCCCCGGCACGGGTCAATTTCCTTATGCCGGCCCCGGATAACACCACAGATCTCCTGGTTGTCGACCAGGGAGGGATCATCTATCGAGTTTCTGCCGATGGCTTCAAGGTCACGACCTACCTGGATCTCCGCGCCCAGAAGCTTTCTCTTGTCTCTTCGTCGAGCGAGGAAGGATTCGTGGGGTTGGCATTTCATCCGAATTTTTCAGGTGATCCGACCAAGCCAGGGTATGGCAAGTTCTACACGGCATTCAGTGCCTCGAAGACAAGTGGCACGCCCGACTTTCTTGCGAGCGACGCCGGCGATCATCATCAGGTGATCCGTGAGTGGACGGCGAGCGACCCGTATTCGCGTGCGTTCACGGGCACCTCGCGTGAAGTGCTGCGTGTAGGGAGATACGCCAGTAACCATAATGGCGGAGTCATCCGCTTCAATCCGAATGCGACGTTTGGCACTTACGATTACGGGAATCTTTACATCGGCTTCGGTGATGGCGGCGGTGAGAACGATCCACGCAATAATGGCCAGAACCTCACCACGCCGCTCGGCAAGATCCTCCGGATCAATCCGTTGGCAGGCGCCAATGGAGCGAAATATACGATCCCGAGCGACAACCCTTTTCGGAAGATTGCGTCGGCGGGACCGCTTATCTGGGCCTATGGCCTCCGGAACCCACAGCAGTTCAGCTGGGAGATCGGTGGTCAGGGGCGGATGTTCATCGACGATATCGGTCAGAACCAGGTCGAGGAAGTCAATCTTGGAGCCAGGGGTGCCAACTACGGTTGGTCCTTGCGCGAGGGAACATTTGCGACTGGCGTCGCTGTTGGTAGCCCGGGCGGCAAGAGAGACTATCTCGACTATCCGCTCCCTGCGGATGATGCCAAGAAAGGCTATGCCTATCCAATCGCGGAATACGATCATAGTGATGAAGCGCGTGATGGAAAGACAGTCGCAAGCGGCGTAGGAAGCGGGTTTATCTACCAGGGTTCGTTCGCCCCGAACTATCGCGGATTTTATGTATTCGGCGATTTTGTCCAAGGCAAGCTCTTCGCCATCAATGCGAATGGGCCGTTATCGGCCGCTATGGATCTGTATTCTCTTCAGTTTCTGTATCACGGTGTGTCCTACACCTCGCTAAGCACGTCGCCGATCGGCGAAAAGACCCGATCGGACTTTCGTATTGGTGAAGATCGAAACGGCGAGCTCTACGGCCTGCTGAAGGGGACCGGTGGGATCTATCGGTTCATTCTTCCGCGATAG
- a CDS encoding ABC transporter permease — translation MIGLSPAALVKQANTRPWIWSFLMAALAWFLAILVAHGSGAGSMLSTALAFSVFTVVVGIGQMFVITLGPGNIDLSLPANIGLSGAVAMQVMDGIDSRIALGLAAATGVGILIGLFNYALIRLLRIPPIIATLSASFVLVSLGISYGRGLQIKPPPALATMTVARIEGVPVMAVAALILTILASVMLHRTVFGRSVLAIGQNIRAARLAGITVGRVRLLTYVLCAVLASLCGTLLAGFTGGSSLDMGSEYLLSSIAVVVIGGTAVAGGAANLPGIWGASLFLFMVVTLLNGSGFGAGGRDVMTGAIIIAVIVVAGGRTALR, via the coding sequence ATGATCGGCCTTTCTCCTGCTGCGCTGGTAAAACAGGCGAACACACGGCCCTGGATCTGGTCGTTCCTGATGGCGGCGCTGGCGTGGTTCCTCGCTATCCTGGTCGCGCATGGCAGCGGCGCCGGCAGCATGCTGTCCACCGCCCTCGCCTTTTCGGTCTTCACCGTGGTGGTGGGGATCGGCCAGATGTTCGTCATCACGCTGGGCCCAGGAAATATCGATCTTTCCCTGCCGGCGAATATCGGTCTGTCCGGTGCTGTCGCGATGCAGGTCATGGATGGCATAGACAGCCGGATCGCGCTCGGCCTGGCAGCCGCGACCGGGGTCGGTATCCTGATCGGGCTCTTCAACTACGCCCTGATCCGCCTGCTCCGGATCCCGCCGATCATCGCCACGCTTTCCGCGAGCTTCGTCCTGGTGTCGCTGGGGATCAGCTATGGCCGCGGTCTACAGATCAAGCCGCCGCCGGCCCTGGCGACAATGACCGTCGCCCGTATCGAGGGCGTCCCGGTGATGGCGGTGGCCGCGCTCATCCTGACCATCCTGGCAAGCGTCATGCTGCATAGAACGGTGTTTGGGCGGTCCGTCCTGGCGATCGGCCAGAACATCCGGGCTGCACGGCTGGCCGGCATCACGGTGGGCCGGGTGCGACTGCTGACCTATGTGTTGTGCGCGGTGCTTGCCAGCCTCTGTGGAACCTTGCTGGCCGGCTTCACCGGTGGCTCCTCGCTCGACATGGGCTCGGAGTATCTCCTCAGCTCGATCGCTGTCGTGGTGATCGGCGGTACTGCGGTGGCCGGCGGCGCTGCGAACCTTCCGGGCATATGGGGGGCTTCGCTGTTCCTGTTCATGGTGGTGACGCTGCTCAACGGGTCCGGGTTCGGCGCTGGCGGCCGGGACGTGATGACCGGAGCGATCATCATTGCGGTCATTGTCGTCGCCGGGGGACGTACGGCGCTTCGCTGA
- a CDS encoding ABC transporter permease translates to MSEQASNLTILGRTPASLGRSALPVVSLALVILAIAYFNPHAISYFGFNLMLNLGVPVALATIAQMLIITVNELDLSIGAFVSFTGCVVATWLPTKPAIGWAILLASVVAYALIGALIHLRRVPSIVVTLGMSFVWLGLAILIRPTPGGTAPSWLHALISVRVPYVPFPIVAAIVVGIVVHVGLMRSSYGTMLRGVGGNAAALQRAGWSVLKAKMVVYALAGVFGVLSGMALVGISTSADANMANGYTLLSIAGAILGGAEFVGGRVSPIGAILGALTLQLTAVALNFFHLPAYPSFRIPQEWQVGAQGIILILILALRALMNRGER, encoded by the coding sequence ATGAGCGAGCAGGCCTCGAACCTGACGATCCTGGGCAGGACACCCGCCAGCCTTGGCCGCAGCGCGCTGCCGGTGGTATCGCTGGCGCTCGTCATCCTCGCGATCGCCTATTTCAATCCGCACGCGATCAGCTATTTCGGCTTCAACCTGATGCTGAACCTCGGCGTCCCGGTTGCCCTCGCGACCATCGCGCAGATGCTGATCATCACGGTCAACGAGCTCGACTTGTCGATCGGCGCGTTCGTGAGCTTTACCGGATGCGTCGTCGCGACCTGGCTGCCGACGAAGCCGGCGATCGGCTGGGCCATCCTGCTCGCCTCTGTCGTCGCCTACGCCCTGATCGGCGCGCTGATCCACCTGCGCCGGGTCCCGTCGATCGTGGTTACGCTCGGCATGAGTTTCGTCTGGCTCGGCCTGGCCATCCTGATCCGGCCGACGCCGGGAGGCACCGCGCCCAGCTGGCTCCACGCCCTCATCTCGGTTCGCGTTCCCTATGTGCCTTTCCCGATCGTTGCCGCCATCGTGGTCGGCATCGTGGTCCATGTCGGATTGATGCGCAGCTCCTATGGAACGATGCTCCGCGGGGTCGGCGGGAACGCGGCGGCGCTGCAGCGTGCGGGCTGGTCCGTGCTCAAGGCAAAGATGGTCGTCTATGCGCTTGCCGGGGTGTTCGGCGTGTTGTCGGGCATGGCGCTCGTCGGCATTTCCACCTCGGCCGACGCCAACATGGCGAACGGCTATACCCTGCTGTCCATTGCAGGAGCGATCCTCGGCGGCGCCGAATTCGTAGGCGGACGCGTCTCGCCGATCGGTGCGATCCTCGGCGCGCTGACGCTGCAGCTTACCGCCGTGGCGCTCAACTTCTTCCATCTACCGGCCTATCCCTCGTTCCGGATCCCGCAGGAATGGCAGGTCGGTGCACAGGGGATCATCCTGATCCTGATCCTTGCCTTGCGGGCGCTCATGAACAGGGGCGAGCGATGA
- a CDS encoding sugar ABC transporter ATP-binding protein: MNGAVVASPAPTGNAIIHLSNVTKSFGSVRALGGVEFRVSRGECLGLVGHNGAGKSTLMHMLAGTLRPTSGTISLDGADLKGYTVALAQQAGIRCVFQELSLCPNLSVTENTRMMHRHTGGFGWRRRFGNLIRMQLDAIFPDHGISADAIISDLSIGRRQMVEIARAFTVPNTRLVILDEPTSSLDANTASQLLGFVRRFIGDGGSVVLISHILGEILENCDRIIVMRDGQVSVDAPADSFDRSRLVQAMGSAHARTRESLASSTDRAQGPVMVRARPKFQRDETAVVAREGEVIGLAGFSGHGQTEILVEVFEAAGRRTTRTEAASSVALVAGDRQRDGVFPLWSIAQNITVRSLAALRQGPLLSPDRELAMATLWKTRIGIRTPDLNNPILSLSGGNQQKALFARALGSDARIVVMDDPMRGVDIGTKMDVYDLIRSEAAEGRTFLWYTTELEELENCDHIYVFRHGRIVADFAQGDLSEQQLIDASFREAT, from the coding sequence ATGAACGGCGCCGTCGTGGCTTCCCCGGCACCAACTGGAAACGCCATCATCCACCTCTCGAACGTCACCAAGAGTTTCGGATCGGTCCGGGCTCTCGGCGGTGTCGAGTTCCGGGTATCCAGGGGGGAATGTCTTGGACTTGTCGGCCATAACGGCGCCGGCAAATCGACCCTCATGCACATGCTGGCCGGAACGCTCCGCCCGACCAGCGGCACCATCAGCCTCGATGGGGCAGACCTGAAAGGCTATACGGTCGCTCTGGCCCAGCAGGCCGGGATCCGTTGCGTCTTCCAGGAGCTGTCGCTCTGCCCCAACCTGTCGGTCACCGAGAATACGCGGATGATGCACCGGCATACCGGCGGCTTCGGCTGGCGTCGCAGGTTCGGCAACCTGATCCGTATGCAGCTCGACGCGATCTTTCCAGATCATGGGATCAGCGCCGACGCCATCATTTCCGATCTCTCGATCGGGCGGCGTCAGATGGTGGAAATCGCACGTGCCTTCACGGTTCCGAACACCAGGCTGGTCATCCTGGACGAGCCCACTTCATCGCTCGATGCCAATACCGCTTCGCAGTTGCTCGGCTTCGTCCGCCGGTTCATCGGCGACGGCGGCAGCGTCGTGCTGATCTCGCACATCCTGGGGGAAATACTGGAGAATTGCGATCGGATCATCGTCATGCGCGATGGTCAGGTCTCTGTGGATGCACCGGCCGACAGCTTCGACCGGAGCCGTCTCGTGCAGGCGATGGGAAGTGCCCATGCCCGGACAAGGGAGTCCCTGGCGTCGAGCACCGACCGGGCCCAGGGGCCGGTGATGGTGCGCGCTCGTCCGAAATTCCAGCGGGACGAAACGGCGGTCGTTGCCCGCGAGGGGGAGGTCATCGGCCTGGCGGGGTTCTCGGGCCATGGACAGACCGAAATCCTGGTCGAGGTGTTCGAGGCGGCCGGACGGCGGACCACGCGCACCGAGGCCGCGTCCAGCGTGGCGCTGGTGGCTGGGGATCGACAGCGGGACGGCGTGTTCCCGCTCTGGTCGATCGCGCAGAACATCACGGTTCGGTCCCTGGCCGCCCTGCGGCAGGGTCCGCTCCTCTCGCCGGATCGCGAGCTGGCGATGGCCACCCTGTGGAAGACGCGCATCGGCATCCGGACGCCCGATCTCAACAATCCCATTCTGTCATTGTCCGGCGGAAACCAGCAGAAAGCCCTGTTCGCACGGGCACTGGGATCGGATGCGCGTATCGTCGTGATGGACGATCCCATGCGCGGGGTCGATATCGGAACAAAGATGGACGTGTACGACCTGATCCGGAGCGAGGCCGCGGAAGGACGGACGTTCCTGTGGTACACCACCGAGCTCGAGGAGCTCGAAAACTGTGACCATATCTATGTTTTCCGCCATGGACGGATCGTCGCCGATTTTGCCCAAGGCGACCTCAGCGAGCAGCAACTGATCGACGCTTCGTTCCGGGAGGCCACATGA
- a CDS encoding ABC transporter substrate-binding protein translates to MKNGFPMMAAMVAVALATPPAHAATSDKKIALSNNYAGNSWRQAMLRSWDKVTKQAVSEGHVAAADSFTTADKEVPSQAAQLQNLILQGYNAIVIDAASPTALNGAVKAACDAGITVVSFDGTVDEPCAYRVGIDYVGMGRAQVDYLAKRLPNGGNLLEIRGLAGASIDDLIHQGIEAGVKQHPNFKIVSSVTGNWDEATAQKAVATVLSSLPEIVGVVDQGGDGYGAAQAFKSAGRAEPIIIMGNRQDELAWWKQQKTASNYSTISASIAPGGVTLAFWVAQQILDGKKVPHDIVFPTLSVTDANLDAALAAAPVGGVYNTEYSQADAVKAISASVAK, encoded by the coding sequence ATGAAGAACGGTTTCCCCATGATGGCGGCCATGGTGGCGGTCGCTCTGGCAACGCCGCCTGCACATGCTGCCACGTCGGACAAGAAGATCGCGCTTTCGAACAACTACGCCGGCAATTCGTGGCGCCAGGCGATGCTTCGGAGCTGGGACAAGGTCACCAAGCAGGCCGTCAGCGAAGGCCATGTTGCTGCGGCCGACTCATTCACCACCGCCGACAAGGAAGTGCCGAGCCAGGCGGCCCAGCTGCAGAACCTCATCCTGCAGGGCTACAACGCCATCGTCATCGATGCAGCCTCGCCGACCGCGCTGAACGGGGCGGTGAAGGCCGCGTGCGATGCAGGCATCACCGTCGTTTCCTTCGACGGCACCGTGGACGAGCCCTGCGCCTACCGGGTGGGTATCGATTATGTCGGCATGGGCCGCGCGCAGGTCGATTACCTCGCCAAGCGGCTGCCGAACGGCGGCAACCTGCTCGAGATCCGCGGCCTTGCCGGGGCGTCGATCGACGACCTGATCCACCAGGGGATCGAAGCCGGGGTCAAGCAACATCCGAACTTCAAGATCGTCTCGTCGGTCACCGGAAACTGGGACGAGGCGACGGCCCAGAAGGCGGTTGCAACAGTCCTGTCCTCGCTCCCGGAGATCGTCGGCGTGGTCGACCAGGGCGGCGACGGCTATGGCGCGGCACAGGCATTCAAGTCCGCAGGACGCGCCGAGCCGATCATCATCATGGGCAACCGCCAGGACGAACTCGCCTGGTGGAAGCAGCAGAAAACCGCCAGCAACTATTCGACCATTTCGGCAAGCATCGCGCCGGGCGGCGTGACCCTGGCGTTCTGGGTGGCGCAGCAGATCCTCGACGGCAAGAAGGTGCCGCACGACATCGTCTTCCCGACATTGTCGGTGACGGACGCCAATCTCGACGCGGCGCTGGCTGCGGCGCCGGTCGGCGGCGTCTACAACACCGAATACAGCCAGGCGGATGCCGTGAAGGCGATCTCGGCCAGCGTGGCGAAATAG
- a CDS encoding FadR/GntR family transcriptional regulator produces MRLRLVGVSGAAMVELIKPGEPRRLYQQIADRVRAMIHDFEFQPGTRLPAERELAQQLGVSRPSLREALIALEIDGTVEVRMGSGIYVSVDIAGTEAPPRWLGESPAEIMQARITIEGGVAAMASARMTKETIGALRTTLEVMGAQSEAGQRSVEQDRQFHVLLVAQCGNAILTRIVGELFDERHNPLSSKLRGIAETAETWRAAVAEHEAIVLALEARDPLLAEAAMRMHLKASTERWFGI; encoded by the coding sequence ATGCGTTTACGGCTGGTCGGTGTTAGCGGTGCCGCGATGGTCGAACTCATAAAACCGGGCGAGCCCAGGCGGCTCTACCAGCAGATCGCGGATCGTGTTCGCGCCATGATCCATGATTTCGAGTTTCAGCCGGGGACCCGCCTGCCTGCGGAACGCGAACTGGCGCAGCAGCTGGGCGTTTCGCGGCCATCGCTGCGCGAAGCGCTCATAGCCCTGGAGATCGACGGAACGGTCGAGGTCCGCATGGGGTCGGGGATCTACGTCTCGGTCGACATCGCGGGGACCGAGGCGCCGCCACGCTGGCTCGGCGAGAGCCCGGCGGAGATCATGCAGGCACGCATCACCATCGAGGGCGGGGTCGCGGCGATGGCGAGCGCCAGGATGACGAAGGAAACGATCGGCGCGTTGCGCACGACGCTCGAGGTGATGGGCGCGCAGAGTGAAGCCGGACAGCGCTCGGTCGAACAGGACAGACAGTTCCACGTGCTGCTGGTTGCCCAATGCGGCAACGCGATCCTGACGCGGATCGTCGGCGAATTGTTCGATGAGCGCCACAATCCGCTGTCGTCCAAGCTGCGCGGTATCGCCGAGACCGCCGAAACCTGGCGTGCGGCGGTGGCCGAACACGAGGCGATCGTACTCGCGCTGGAAGCACGCGATCCCTTGCTGGCCGAAGCGGCCATGCGAATGCACCTGAAGGCGTCGACGGAGCGGTGGTTCGGCATCTGA